GGGGCTCGCGCAGGGCGGGCTGGCGCTCGCGACGGCCTTCTCCTCCACCGTGAACATGTTCTACCTCTCTGAAATGTACCGGAGAAAGAATGGAGAGAACCCCTTCAAGGGCCTCTACAAGCCCCTCTTCCTGATTGCGCTCGCCTCTCTTGGAATGGGGGCGCTGGTCTGGCTGGGAGATGCCGGTTTTATCGCCCTCGCCGGAAAGGTTTCCGGCTTTTCGATGAGGCTTCTGGAGATTCTGCTGGTGATTCCCGCGGGCGTCGCCGGGTATATAGTCTTTGCGAAGCTTCTCGGCCTTAAAGACCTTTCCGAGCTCACCGGGAGGCTCAGGGGAAATTAATAACTTACTCCCTCTCGGCTTTCTTTGCTTCCTGCCAGAGATTTTCCATTTCATCAAGGGTGGCGTCGGCGGGGGATTTGCCGGTGTCCTTCAAGATTTTTTCAAGGTAGGCAAAGCGGCTCGCGAACTTCTCGGTCGTCCTGTGGAGGGCAGTTTCGGCGTCCACGCCGAGGCGCCTTCCCAGATTTACCACCGCGAAGAGGATGTCGCCAAGCTCTTCCTCCGCCGAGTTGGAATCCCTGGCTTCGATTGCTTCGGTAAGCTCCTCGCATTCCTCGCGGATTTTCAGCAGAACACCTTTCGCGCTCTCCCAGTCGAACCCCACGGAAGCCGCTTTCTCCGAGATTCTCCTCGCCCTGTGCAGCGCGGGCAGGCTCCGGGGCACGCCTTCCAGCAGCCCCCTTTTGGGCTTTTCCAGAGCCTTTATGCGTGACCAGCTGCG
The sequence above is drawn from the bacterium genome and encodes:
- a CDS encoding nucleoside triphosphate pyrophosphohydrolase — translated: MEKKSAGELFSRLDEIVAVLRSPEGCPWDREQTLRTISPYLIEETFEAVEAIEEGDNALLKEELGDILLEVVLLARIASGEGSFTVEDSLESICEKLIRRHPHVFGGEKWNGPEELQRSWSRIKALEKPKRGLLEGVPRSLPALHRARRISEKAASVGFDWESAKGVLLKIREECEELTEAIEARDSNSAEEELGDILFAVVNLGRRLGVDAETALHRTTEKFASRFAYLEKILKDTGKSPADATLDEMENLWQEAKKAERE